A region of Pontiella agarivorans DNA encodes the following proteins:
- a CDS encoding CHAD domain-containing protein, giving the protein MSNGSISGVWKWGTFDVCHVARKLPRGFSIEPVEEAVLTGQMLDTFNEVMRESGCVLLQTEKKLVLIHLQTGKIDEQTFSGSWKFADELNAGAVQFQCLEKSELRAFIPLGELTVQWRHWRGCDELQKTVMRLVSVEFLCGEKRRVWLSGEALRGYESETARILRALEKAGFEAGDMEKIPMSGSGRSAHTPKSIVAIEADWPIFETANQIVLRGLDIARRNEAGAADDVDTEFLHDYRVSLRRVRSLLSLFKGVYDDGFSEEMKSELRNVMKRTNRLRDLDVYLLGRKKYYARVPESVHAGLDIMFGMIEAERLSEQEKVAAFFRSSEYDRRMEHVRAKFRWFENRGRGSRAAMPTLKFARRVSRKRYERIVEIAPVISENAPDVAVHELRIQCKKFRYLLEFFAPLFPAEENKVRIKSLKRLQDVLGRFNDYSVQREALSVLVKTHPVRGKKGLMLAESAGALEATLFQLQLQVRQDVEKGLEEFVKPEPARVFEALFSKGYTE; this is encoded by the coding sequence ATGTCCAACGGTAGCATATCCGGAGTCTGGAAATGGGGAACGTTTGATGTCTGTCATGTTGCCAGAAAACTGCCGCGCGGTTTTTCCATTGAGCCGGTGGAGGAGGCTGTGCTGACCGGGCAGATGCTGGACACCTTCAATGAAGTGATGCGGGAAAGCGGCTGCGTACTGTTGCAGACCGAAAAAAAACTGGTCCTCATCCATCTGCAGACCGGGAAAATTGATGAACAGACATTTTCCGGAAGCTGGAAGTTTGCGGATGAATTGAATGCCGGAGCTGTTCAATTTCAATGTCTGGAAAAATCCGAGCTCCGGGCTTTTATACCGTTGGGGGAGCTGACTGTTCAGTGGCGGCACTGGAGGGGGTGTGATGAGCTGCAGAAAACGGTGATGCGTTTAGTGAGTGTTGAATTCCTCTGCGGTGAAAAGCGGAGGGTCTGGCTGAGCGGTGAGGCATTGCGCGGTTATGAATCCGAAACGGCGAGGATTTTACGGGCATTGGAAAAGGCGGGGTTTGAAGCGGGCGATATGGAAAAAATTCCAATGTCTGGAAGCGGTCGGTCGGCCCATACCCCCAAGTCGATTGTGGCTATTGAGGCGGATTGGCCGATTTTTGAAACGGCGAATCAGATTGTACTAAGGGGGCTGGATATTGCCCGGCGGAATGAAGCCGGTGCGGCGGATGATGTTGATACTGAATTTCTGCACGACTACCGGGTGAGCCTGCGCCGTGTCCGTTCATTACTTAGTCTTTTTAAAGGGGTGTATGACGATGGATTTTCGGAGGAAATGAAGTCTGAACTGAGGAATGTGATGAAGCGAACAAACCGGCTGCGCGACCTGGATGTATATCTGCTGGGCCGGAAAAAATATTATGCACGGGTTCCAGAGTCGGTGCATGCGGGACTCGATATTATGTTCGGGATGATTGAGGCAGAGCGGTTGAGCGAACAGGAAAAAGTCGCCGCGTTTTTCCGGTCCTCGGAATACGATCGGCGGATGGAGCACGTTCGGGCGAAGTTCCGGTGGTTCGAAAACCGGGGCCGAGGTTCCCGGGCGGCTATGCCGACGCTGAAGTTTGCGAGGCGGGTAAGCCGAAAACGGTATGAGCGGATTGTTGAAATTGCGCCGGTGATTTCAGAAAATGCGCCTGATGTTGCGGTCCATGAACTTCGGATTCAGTGTAAAAAGTTCCGTTATCTGCTGGAGTTTTTCGCGCCGCTTTTTCCGGCGGAAGAAAATAAGGTGCGGATCAAATCGCTGAAGAGATTGCAGGATGTGCTCGGGCGGTTTAATGATTATTCAGTGCAACGCGAGGCGCTGTCGGTTTTGGTGAAAACGCATCCGGTTCGAGGGAAAAAAGGGCTGATGCTGGCGGAGAGTGCGGGCGCGCTGGAGGCAACGTTGTTTCAACTGCAGTTGCAGGTCCGGCAGGATGTGGAAAAGGGGCTGGAAGAATTCGTGAAACCGGAGCCGGCCCGGGTATTCGAAGCATTATTTTCAAAAGGATATACGGAATGA
- a CDS encoding ParA family protein — MKIVACYSNKGGVGKTAAAVNLAYAAALSGKRVLLCDLDPQGASGFYFRVKPSKQLREKRFFEDVKRFTKAIRASDFDHLDLLPANPDFRDFDIFLSRMKHSRSRLKKALKAADNEYDLLLLDCPPNISRLSENVFKASDRIIVPVIPTTLSERALEQLYSFFDEEGLRKKKIVPVFSMVQKRKKLHAESMERMRKTYKRFLQHTIPFSSDIEKMGVHRAPALSYAGKRSAAWAYEEVWEEIECLI; from the coding sequence ATGAAGATTGTGGCATGTTACAGCAATAAGGGCGGCGTGGGAAAAACGGCGGCGGCCGTGAACTTGGCCTATGCTGCCGCTCTGAGTGGAAAGCGGGTGCTGCTGTGTGATCTGGATCCGCAGGGGGCGTCGGGGTTTTATTTCCGGGTGAAGCCGTCAAAACAACTGAGGGAAAAGCGGTTTTTTGAAGATGTGAAGCGGTTTACTAAAGCAATCCGGGCAAGTGATTTTGATCACTTGGATCTGCTGCCGGCAAATCCGGATTTTCGGGATTTTGATATCTTTCTCTCGCGGATGAAGCATAGCCGTTCCCGGCTGAAAAAGGCGCTGAAGGCGGCGGACAATGAATATGATCTTTTGCTGCTGGACTGTCCGCCGAATATCTCACGCCTGTCGGAAAATGTTTTCAAGGCGTCGGACCGGATTATTGTTCCGGTTATTCCGACCACTCTTTCGGAACGGGCGCTGGAGCAGCTTTATTCATTTTTTGATGAAGAAGGCTTGCGGAAGAAAAAAATCGTTCCGGTGTTTTCGATGGTGCAGAAGCGGAAGAAGCTGCATGCGGAGTCGATGGAACGTATGCGCAAAACGTATAAGCGGTTTCTGCAGCATACGATTCCTTTTTCGAGCGATATTGAAAAGATGGGTGTACACCGTGCTCCGGCGCTTTCGTATGCGGGGAAACGTTCGGCGGCTTGGGCCTATGAAGAGGTCTGGGAAGAAATTGAGTGTCTGATTTAG
- a CDS encoding NUDIX hydrolase, with product MQKQYGAIPFLYEKGQLKVVMITSARGYWIFPKGRFEDKLGKSGTAALEALEEAGIEGRVDKKHVYRTKVLIKSGELVRLSLFALKVNIIHDEWDENDRRKRRIVSIREAKTLITSEGLRDCLEQFEAEFGG from the coding sequence ATGCAGAAACAGTATGGTGCTATTCCCTTTTTGTATGAGAAAGGTCAGCTCAAAGTGGTGATGATTACCAGTGCCCGCGGGTACTGGATTTTTCCGAAGGGCCGGTTCGAGGACAAGCTCGGTAAGTCTGGAACAGCTGCGCTGGAGGCGTTAGAGGAGGCGGGAATTGAAGGGCGCGTGGATAAAAAACACGTTTACCGGACCAAAGTGCTGATTAAGAGTGGAGAGCTGGTCCGGCTCTCTTTGTTTGCGCTGAAAGTGAACATCATACACGACGAATGGGATGAGAATGATCGCCGTAAACGCCGTATCGTTTCGATTCGGGAGGCCAAAACGCTGATAACCTCAGAGGGTTTGCGGGATTGTCTGGAACAGTTTGAGGCGGAATTTGGTGGGTGA
- a CDS encoding ribonuclease R family protein → MSFDTQILQFMAAPGYRPMKQHELARALQAVSKGQRADFRHDLYRLADEGKIIKLRKNRWGLPDTRNEIIGTIKMMPKGGAIFIPDDENESEIYISDRNQGVALPDDKVAIEVFHSEYAARQRERRGQTDLRAEGRVTSVIKRHSTTTVGLLKHTPYYSYVIPDAQGFRHDVRIEDTQHIPENHKVLVKLHNWSDPYHPLNGEIIEDLGNMGDPGVDIDSLLREAGIREDFPQEVIDEANRLSGEITPEKMERRTDLRHAVTFTIDPETAKDYDDAISLEPHPDGGWILGVHIADVSTYVTPGSKIDAEAYHRGNSIYLVDRAVMMLPKELTTKICSLNPENDHLSHTAEIHLSDDAEMLDYKTYPSVIHSKCRMTYTQVQKFIDGKTDHGIPEQIIQRLENLWPLVQKVRARRIASGSIEINTPEIEIKLNAQGKVEKMMPRSESRQAYGLVEDCMLLANRAVAETLINAELPAIYRVHEEPDEEQWAAMGMELQALGIPMLPQTRTEINEAVKMAIGTPVEYTANLAILRNFKRAEYSNTQIGHFGLAFEDYTHFTSPIRRYADLLVHRLLNAVEQGKQYPISGEQIAEIAQHCTETEKKADELEKKSTEKKRIEYYNELMNSSQAQTFKGYIVAIKGKGMIVELPDSLQRGMITFASVTSDWLEANDEMTQAQTKNGKVVFTIGQEVEVMLAKVDTARGFIDFVLADQTAGPRRRERRPKIEPDLRTGQPRQKNKRRRRR, encoded by the coding sequence ATGAGCTTCGATACCCAAATCCTTCAATTTATGGCCGCCCCCGGTTACCGACCTATGAAGCAGCACGAACTGGCACGGGCACTTCAGGCCGTTTCAAAGGGGCAGCGCGCCGACTTCCGGCACGATCTCTACCGCCTCGCCGATGAGGGGAAAATTATCAAACTCCGGAAAAACCGCTGGGGACTTCCAGACACCAGAAATGAGATTATCGGCACCATTAAGATGATGCCCAAAGGCGGCGCAATTTTTATTCCGGACGACGAAAATGAATCCGAGATTTATATTTCCGATCGGAATCAGGGTGTCGCACTGCCGGATGACAAAGTGGCGATCGAAGTCTTTCACTCTGAATATGCCGCCCGGCAACGCGAGCGGCGCGGCCAGACCGACCTCCGGGCCGAAGGCCGCGTGACATCTGTGATCAAACGCCACTCCACCACCACCGTCGGTCTGCTGAAACACACGCCCTACTATTCCTATGTCATTCCCGATGCCCAGGGGTTCCGGCACGATGTCCGGATTGAAGACACACAGCATATTCCGGAAAATCATAAGGTCCTGGTAAAACTTCACAACTGGAGCGACCCCTATCATCCGTTGAACGGTGAAATTATCGAAGATCTCGGAAATATGGGAGATCCCGGCGTTGATATCGACAGCCTGCTGCGCGAAGCCGGAATCCGCGAAGATTTCCCTCAGGAGGTCATCGATGAAGCCAACCGCCTTTCCGGCGAAATAACCCCCGAAAAAATGGAAAGGCGTACCGACCTGCGCCATGCCGTCACATTCACCATCGATCCCGAAACCGCGAAAGATTATGACGATGCGATTTCGCTGGAGCCCCACCCTGACGGCGGCTGGATTCTCGGCGTACATATTGCTGATGTTTCCACCTATGTCACTCCAGGATCAAAAATTGATGCAGAAGCGTATCACCGCGGAAACTCCATTTATCTGGTCGACCGCGCCGTCATGATGCTGCCCAAAGAACTGACGACCAAAATATGCAGCCTCAACCCCGAAAATGATCATCTTTCCCATACGGCTGAAATTCATCTGAGCGACGATGCCGAGATGCTCGATTATAAAACCTATCCCTCCGTCATTCATTCCAAATGCCGGATGACCTATACGCAGGTGCAGAAATTTATCGACGGCAAAACGGACCACGGTATTCCTGAACAGATTATCCAGCGCCTCGAAAATCTGTGGCCGCTGGTGCAGAAGGTCCGCGCCCGCCGTATCGCCAGCGGCTCCATTGAAATCAATACCCCCGAAATTGAGATCAAACTCAACGCACAGGGTAAAGTGGAAAAAATGATGCCCCGCTCAGAATCCAGACAAGCCTATGGCTTAGTCGAAGACTGCATGCTCCTGGCCAACCGGGCCGTGGCCGAAACACTGATCAATGCCGAACTTCCGGCAATCTACCGCGTGCACGAAGAACCTGACGAAGAACAATGGGCCGCCATGGGGATGGAATTGCAGGCACTGGGCATACCGATGCTGCCGCAGACCCGCACCGAAATCAACGAAGCCGTAAAAATGGCAATCGGAACGCCTGTGGAATATACCGCCAATCTGGCGATTCTGCGCAACTTCAAACGTGCCGAATATTCAAATACGCAGATCGGCCATTTCGGCCTGGCGTTCGAGGATTACACCCACTTCACTTCCCCGATTCGCCGCTATGCGGATTTGCTGGTGCACCGCCTCCTGAATGCCGTGGAACAGGGAAAACAGTACCCCATCTCTGGAGAACAGATTGCTGAAATTGCACAGCACTGCACCGAAACCGAAAAAAAGGCCGATGAGCTGGAGAAGAAAAGTACCGAAAAAAAACGCATCGAGTATTACAACGAACTGATGAATTCATCACAGGCCCAAACCTTCAAAGGCTATATCGTGGCGATTAAAGGCAAGGGCATGATTGTCGAGCTCCCCGATTCACTGCAACGCGGCATGATCACCTTTGCCTCCGTCACTTCCGACTGGCTGGAAGCCAACGACGAGATGACTCAGGCGCAAACTAAAAACGGGAAAGTTGTCTTTACGATTGGGCAGGAAGTTGAAGTTATGCTGGCAAAAGTCGATACTGCCCGCGGATTCATCGACTTTGTACTGGCCGATCAGACGGCCGGACCCCGACGCCGTGAACGCCGACCGAAAATTGAACCGGATTTACGGACCGGACAGCCTCGCCAGAAAAATAAGCGCCGAAGACGGCGTTGA
- the glgA gene encoding glycogen synthase GlgA: MKVIFVSSEIVPFASTGGLGDVLAALPRALMEQGVEVIRFLPLYQSIDREKFGIGPCDFDIHIPLGSSWFQGTVWKNEWQGVTTFFIQSNAFFERPGIYGAPNHGYGDNFERFLFFQKAVVRLIDEWELKPDIVHCNDWQAGLVPMLLYHGIDGNFRNGREKTLMTIHNLAHQGWAPAEKFYMTQLPDSCYTMETLEFYGEINSLKGGLVGASAINAVSPTYAKEVKTAEFGCKLNGVLYHRQDVLHGILNGIDYERWNPETDTHIPANYSAKDLSGKAECKAALQKVCGFRVNPDVPLLGMISRMVPQKGIDLLFDSIKPIVESGAQLVILGTGDEHYESACRNWADRWPENVCAWIEFSNTKAHRIEAGADLFLMPSEFEPCGQNQLYSMRYGTIPVVRSVGGLEDSVTDYSDKGGTGFKFSEFSAEAFFQCLERALKIYKNPNRWKTLMKRAMRQDFSVTHMANDYIALYRKIIGN, from the coding sequence ATGAAAGTAATTTTTGTAAGTAGTGAAATTGTACCATTCGCATCGACGGGGGGTCTAGGAGATGTTTTGGCGGCTTTACCCCGGGCTCTGATGGAGCAGGGGGTGGAAGTGATACGTTTTCTTCCGCTGTACCAGTCCATTGATCGCGAAAAATTTGGCATTGGACCTTGCGATTTTGATATTCATATTCCGCTGGGCAGCAGTTGGTTTCAGGGTACGGTCTGGAAAAATGAGTGGCAGGGGGTGACGACATTTTTCATCCAAAGCAATGCCTTTTTTGAACGTCCAGGTATTTACGGTGCCCCGAATCACGGTTACGGCGATAATTTTGAGCGTTTTCTTTTTTTTCAGAAAGCAGTGGTGAGGCTGATCGATGAATGGGAACTGAAGCCGGATATCGTGCACTGCAACGATTGGCAGGCCGGGCTGGTTCCGATGCTGCTGTATCACGGAATCGATGGGAATTTCCGTAATGGACGGGAAAAAACGCTGATGACGATTCATAATCTGGCGCATCAGGGCTGGGCACCGGCAGAAAAGTTTTATATGACGCAGTTGCCGGACAGCTGCTATACGATGGAGACGCTGGAGTTTTACGGCGAAATTAATTCGCTCAAGGGTGGGCTTGTTGGTGCCAGTGCGATTAACGCCGTCAGCCCGACCTATGCCAAGGAAGTGAAAACCGCGGAATTCGGCTGTAAACTTAACGGGGTGCTCTATCACCGGCAGGATGTGTTGCACGGTATTCTGAACGGCATCGATTATGAGCGCTGGAATCCGGAAACCGATACACATATTCCGGCGAACTATTCAGCAAAGGATCTGTCCGGAAAGGCGGAGTGTAAAGCCGCTCTTCAGAAAGTTTGCGGCTTCCGTGTAAACCCCGATGTTCCGCTGCTCGGAATGATTTCCCGTATGGTTCCGCAGAAGGGAATTGATCTGCTTTTTGATTCCATCAAACCGATTGTGGAAAGCGGCGCACAGCTGGTGATTCTCGGGACCGGTGATGAGCATTATGAAAGCGCCTGCCGGAACTGGGCCGATCGCTGGCCCGAAAATGTGTGTGCGTGGATTGAATTTTCAAATACTAAAGCGCACCGGATAGAAGCCGGTGCTGACCTGTTCCTGATGCCTTCCGAATTTGAACCATGTGGACAGAACCAGCTCTATTCCATGCGGTACGGAACCATTCCGGTGGTCCGGTCGGTCGGAGGATTGGAAGATTCCGTGACCGATTATTCCGATAAAGGTGGAACTGGTTTCAAGTTCAGTGAATTTTCAGCGGAGGCCTTTTTCCAGTGTTTGGAACGCGCGCTGAAGATTTATAAGAATCCCAACCGCTGGAAAACGCTGATGAAGCGCGCCATGCGGCAGGATTTTTCTGTTACGCATATGGCCAACGATTACATTGCACTCTACAGAAAGATCATTGGAAACTGA
- a CDS encoding YraN family protein, with amino-acid sequence MAGKRHKKYGYADRFRFCVSSVFSGLKILPWRKKEAPHLKSGRWGEKVAVKFLRSKHWKIIGERVRSGKHDELDIVADDGNALVFVEVKTRKNEDFGRPFSAVNNAKRKRLSRAAVNYLKKKNAKPDYIRFDVIEVIGEPGGDPEIRHIENAFSLDPAYSLWW; translated from the coding sequence ATGGCCGGTAAAAGGCACAAAAAGTATGGGTATGCAGACCGATTCCGTTTTTGTGTTTCTTCTGTCTTTTCAGGGCTTAAAATCCTCCCTTGGAGAAAGAAAGAGGCACCGCACCTGAAGTCCGGTCGCTGGGGGGAGAAGGTTGCGGTCAAATTCCTGCGTTCCAAACATTGGAAAATTATCGGAGAACGGGTTCGTTCGGGAAAACACGATGAGCTCGATATTGTGGCCGACGACGGGAACGCTCTGGTTTTTGTCGAAGTCAAAACGCGTAAAAATGAAGATTTCGGCCGTCCGTTTTCTGCAGTTAACAACGCGAAGCGAAAACGTCTGTCCCGTGCTGCGGTGAACTACCTGAAAAAGAAAAACGCCAAACCCGATTATATCCGGTTTGACGTTATTGAGGTGATCGGCGAGCCCGGAGGTGATCCTGAAATTCGGCATATTGAAAATGCCTTTTCGCTGGACCCGGCCTATTCCCTTTGGTGGTAG
- a CDS encoding superoxide dismutase [Ni], producing MKKTAKYMTIMVLFGAIATASVQAHCQVPCGIYDDEMRVKMMYEHVTTITKAMQQIEAGQNANQTTRWIMNKEKHAEEIIELVSDYFLAQRIKEGMDHYEDNLKTLHQIIVYSMKCKQTTDVANAKKLSEAIHKLEHTYFGEKHQH from the coding sequence ATGAAAAAAACAGCCAAATATATGACTATTATGGTCTTGTTCGGCGCCATAGCCACCGCATCGGTTCAGGCCCACTGCCAAGTGCCCTGCGGCATATATGATGACGAAATGCGCGTAAAAATGATGTACGAACACGTCACCACCATCACCAAAGCCATGCAGCAGATTGAAGCCGGTCAGAACGCAAATCAGACCACCCGCTGGATCATGAACAAAGAAAAGCATGCTGAAGAAATCATCGAACTTGTTTCAGACTACTTCCTCGCCCAGCGCATCAAAGAAGGCATGGACCATTACGAAGACAATCTGAAAACCCTGCATCAGATCATTGTCTATTCCATGAAATGCAAACAGACCACCGATGTGGCGAACGCGAAAAAACTGAGTGAAGCCATTCACAAGCTGGAACACACCTACTTCGGTGAAAAACACCAGCACTAA
- the upp gene encoding uracil phosphoribosyltransferase — protein MSRVVELKHPLVKHHMAMLRDKNTPTYIFRDQIRRLTLLLAYEATATLPVEEVNIETPLCNTMCKHITTRIGLVPILRAGLGMCEAVQELIPQAEVWHLGFYRDESTLKPVEYYQKFSEHPPEIAFVLDPMLATGGSAVEAVNMVKDWGAENVSMLCTIASPEGIEKVQKAHPDVSIFSCAIDEGLNENAYILPGLGDAGDRIFNTL, from the coding sequence ATGAGCAGAGTTGTTGAATTGAAGCACCCGCTGGTGAAACACCATATGGCTATGTTGCGGGATAAAAACACCCCAACTTACATTTTCAGGGATCAGATCCGTCGGCTTACGTTGCTGCTGGCCTACGAGGCTACCGCCACACTCCCCGTTGAAGAGGTGAATATTGAAACCCCGCTCTGCAACACGATGTGCAAACATATCACAACTCGCATCGGTCTCGTCCCGATTCTGCGCGCCGGCCTCGGAATGTGCGAAGCGGTTCAGGAACTGATCCCCCAGGCCGAAGTCTGGCATCTGGGTTTTTACCGCGATGAATCCACCCTCAAACCCGTTGAATATTACCAGAAGTTTTCGGAGCATCCTCCGGAAATCGCCTTTGTACTCGACCCGATGCTGGCCACAGGAGGCTCAGCCGTTGAAGCGGTGAATATGGTAAAGGACTGGGGCGCGGAAAATGTGTCCATGCTCTGCACCATAGCCTCTCCGGAAGGTATCGAAAAGGTTCAGAAGGCACATCCGGATGTCTCCATCTTCTCCTGTGCCATTGATGAAGGTCTGAACGAAAATGCCTATATTCTGCCCGGTCTGGGCGATGCCGGCGACCGCATCTTCAATACCCTCTAA
- the rny gene encoding ribonuclease Y, with amino-acid sequence MVPLIASGFPWSAIYHETEVTVEFASYTGFEFILGVGFLVLGFFFHAYITKTNAIAASKQAKAILDEAQKEAEVVRREAKVQAKDAILRARENSERELSKQRTDILDLEKRVVNREKNLTSKLEMLNNKELQLTGRMTEISEQKDVLRAKETELNRLIHEETLRIEDAASLSREEARKIIMDRMKEELKAETDSLIRRSQKEAKEEARKRAREIVVTAIQRYSAETVNDVTTSQVNLESDDVKGRIIGKEGRNIKSFEAETGVNVLIDETPEVVVLSCYDPIRREIARVALERLIEDGRIHPARIEETVTKVKEEIDDTIRRAGEEALFGLGITGVAPELVHILGKLKFRTSYNQNVLDHSVEAAHLIAMMAADLGLDPKTAKRCGIFHDIGKALDHEMEGGHAEIGAKILRKYGEEQLVWEAVGSQHEGLDVHSIYGVLCDAADALTAARPGARMETTDIYIERLEKIEQICNQYAGVKSSYAVQAGREIRIMVEPEKFNDHGASLLAKNIAKQIGKEVKIPGTVRVTVIRETRCVEYAK; translated from the coding sequence ATGGTGCCGTTGATTGCATCGGGCTTTCCATGGAGTGCGATCTATCATGAAACGGAGGTTACCGTGGAATTTGCAAGTTACACAGGTTTTGAATTTATCCTGGGCGTCGGATTCCTGGTGCTCGGATTCTTTTTTCATGCCTATATCACGAAAACCAATGCCATTGCCGCGAGCAAACAGGCCAAGGCGATTCTGGATGAAGCCCAGAAAGAAGCCGAAGTGGTGCGCCGCGAAGCAAAGGTGCAGGCAAAAGATGCCATCCTTCGCGCACGCGAAAATTCCGAGCGGGAGCTTTCCAAACAGCGAACCGACATCCTTGATCTGGAAAAAAGAGTCGTCAATCGCGAGAAAAACCTGACCAGCAAACTGGAAATGCTCAATAATAAAGAGCTTCAGCTTACCGGGCGGATGACAGAAATCAGCGAACAGAAGGATGTGCTGAGAGCGAAAGAAACCGAACTCAACCGTTTGATACACGAAGAAACCCTGCGGATTGAAGATGCTGCCAGCCTGTCCCGAGAAGAGGCCCGGAAAATCATCATGGACCGCATGAAGGAAGAGCTGAAGGCTGAAACTGACAGTCTGATTCGGCGCTCGCAGAAAGAGGCCAAAGAAGAAGCCCGTAAACGGGCCCGCGAGATCGTGGTGACTGCCATTCAGCGCTATTCCGCCGAGACGGTCAATGATGTCACCACCAGTCAGGTTAATCTGGAAAGTGACGATGTGAAAGGACGGATCATCGGTAAAGAGGGCCGGAATATAAAATCGTTCGAAGCCGAAACCGGGGTGAATGTCCTCATCGATGAAACCCCGGAAGTGGTTGTGCTCTCGTGTTACGACCCGATTCGACGTGAAATTGCACGCGTAGCTCTGGAACGACTGATCGAGGACGGCCGAATTCACCCGGCGCGAATTGAAGAAACCGTGACCAAAGTCAAAGAGGAAATCGACGACACGATCCGCCGCGCCGGGGAAGAGGCCTTGTTCGGACTGGGCATTACCGGGGTTGCTCCGGAGCTGGTTCATATTCTCGGTAAATTGAAATTCCGGACCAGCTATAATCAGAATGTTCTCGACCATTCCGTCGAGGCGGCCCACTTGATTGCAATGATGGCTGCCGACCTCGGGCTCGATCCGAAAACTGCAAAACGCTGCGGCATCTTTCACGATATCGGCAAAGCACTGGATCACGAAATGGAGGGCGGTCACGCCGAGATCGGAGCAAAAATTCTCCGAAAATACGGCGAGGAGCAACTGGTCTGGGAAGCCGTCGGGTCACAACACGAAGGTCTTGATGTGCACAGTATTTACGGCGTGCTTTGCGATGCCGCCGACGCACTCACCGCCGCCCGCCCCGGCGCCCGCATGGAAACCACCGACATCTATATTGAACGGCTGGAAAAAATTGAGCAGATTTGCAATCAGTATGCCGGTGTGAAAAGCAGTTATGCGGTTCAGGCCGGGCGGGAAATCCGTATTATGGTTGAACCCGAAAAATTCAACGACCATGGGGCCTCATTGCTTGCGAAAAATATTGCCAAACAGATCGGTAAGGAAGTTAAGATTCCCGGCACAGTTCGTGTGACGGTGATCCGCGAAACACGTTGCGTTGAATACGCGAAATAA
- a CDS encoding 5-formyltetrahydrofolate cyclo-ligase: MTLTKQKIRKTIATKRTVLDPQWLEKTSTRIVENLQSLEEFQSSETVALYKAIGGEVNLELLFEICWSLGKRTAIPVFNPETRIYEMAEITASTAFEIGNYGIQEPVSPCLLPLSDIDLIAVPGVAFDPSGNRLGRGGGYYDRMLSGFPGITTGICFDFQYVETVPVDLHDRPVDHIVSETKCRKVPKER; encoded by the coding sequence ATGACCCTGACCAAACAAAAAATCCGAAAAACCATCGCAACCAAACGTACCGTGCTGGATCCCCAATGGCTGGAAAAAACCAGCACTCGGATAGTCGAAAATCTCCAATCATTGGAAGAGTTCCAATCGTCGGAAACAGTCGCGCTGTATAAGGCCATCGGCGGCGAAGTGAATCTGGAACTTTTATTTGAGATCTGCTGGTCGCTCGGAAAACGGACAGCCATCCCGGTTTTCAACCCGGAAACCCGGATTTATGAAATGGCGGAAATTACGGCATCCACGGCATTCGAAATCGGAAATTACGGCATTCAGGAACCTGTTTCTCCGTGTTTACTGCCGCTTTCGGACATTGACCTGATCGCCGTCCCCGGCGTTGCGTTCGACCCCTCCGGAAACCGACTGGGCCGCGGCGGCGGGTATTATGACCGGATGCTGTCCGGTTTTCCGGGAATTACAACCGGCATATGTTTTGATTTCCAATATGTGGAAACCGTTCCGGTGGACCTGCACGACCGGCCCGTAGACCACATCGTATCAGAAACAAAATGCAGGAAAGTTCCAAAGGAACGTTAG